One Bacteroidota bacterium genomic window, CAATGTTCAAGACCGGCAGATGCGAGCCCAGCCATAACTTCTTGATCGTTTGTGGATTCGGCCGCACGTTCCATCCCGTGATGAGCACGGAATCCGCAGGCCTCAACACTCCTTCGAACGTCCAATTGTTCCGGAGCCCCCTCGGTGTAAAGTTCCCCGAACTCACGATCTGACGCACGTAATTCCTGAAGGCGATTTTGATCACCTTGATCGTGTCCCGGGTCGTGTTCCTGACCATGAACTCCCAGTAGTCGTTGATCGGCTTCTTCCTGGTCGCCCTTCTGGCGTACAGCGAATCAGACCTGAAGGAACGATAGCGGACCCCATACTCCTGCTGCAGCCCGAAGTAGACGGTGATCGCATGGTCCCCTGAAATGTCGTTCAACGAGTAACCGGGCAGACTGCCCATCGACGCCCCATCCATGACGATGCTGTCGACGCCGTAATGAGTATCGGGCGTGATGAGGAGCGAAATCGAGGCGCCATACACCTCGGTGAGCGTTCCCGAAGGAGAAACCGAACCCTGCCCGATCTTCGATATTGTTATTGTGTACGTGTTGATCGCGAACGTCGTCCGGAGCGTGTGGTTGCCGGTGATATTGGTAAACGTGTACGACAGGGCGCTTCCGGCGAATGCGCCGTCGACAAGGACGCTATCCACGTGGTACCCTGTGTCCGGATGTATGGTGAATGTCCGGTTGGAGCCGTAGTTCACCGTCACGCTACCCGAAGGGTTCACTGTACCGTTCGGACCGGCGGACGCCGCCACGGTGAAGGTGTCGATCGAGAAATACGCCCTGATCGAATGATTCGCGACGAGATTGGTGAACTGATAGCTCACCAGGGCGCCGAGATTCGCCCCGTCGACGACCAGAGAATCGACATGGGATCCCACGTTCGGGGTTATCGAGAACGCTTTGCTGCTCCCGTAGGAGACAGGAACGGTTCCGGACGGATTGATCTGCCCGTTGGGTCCCGCCGAAGCGACGATCGATAGTTGATTCACGACCTGAATGACCACATTTGAGGAGCTCGTGTCGTAGGCGGTTGTTCCTCCGTAGAACGCCTTGACCGTGTGAGTTCCGGCGGTAAGTGTGCTCTTCGAGAGTGTTGCCGTTCCCTCCCCTGCGAGTACCACCGAGTCCCCCGGCACGGCCCCGTCGATCCTGAAATACACCTTTCCACCGTCCGGAAGCGAGCCGTAGACGCTGTCTTTAAAGGTCACCGATTGTCCCACTGCCGAGGGGTTCGTCGAAGAAGTGAGAAAGCTCGTCGTCGGCAGTTTTCTGGTGATAATGACTTCGTCAAATGATGAAGGGCATGTGCCATTACTGACCGTCCAGCGGAACGTGTTCGCTCCGGGGGCCAGCCCGGTCACGCTTGAGGCTGGATTCGACGGCGACGTGACGGTTCCCGTTCCGCCGACCAGCGTCCACACACCACTCCCCACCGAGGGGGTGTTACCGGCGAGCAGTGTCGATGAACCGCTGATCAGTTGATCCGGCCCCGCAACAGCGGTGGTCGGAGGCGCATCCCGCGTAATCATGACGGTATCCTTCGAGGGCGCGCAAGAGCCGTTCCCGACCGTCCAGACGAATTCGTTGACGCCGACGGAGAGGCCTGTTACGCCCGATGCAGGGTCGCCCGGGGCGGTGATCGTCGCGGTTCCTGCGACGACGCTCCATAGACCCGTCCCCACTGTTGGCGCGTTGGCGGCGAGGGTGACCGTTGTCGCACAGACCGTCTGGTCAACTCCTGCATTTGCCGTCGTCGGGGGCGCATCCCGTGTGACGACCACGGTATCCCTCGACGGGGGACAACTTGCGTTACTGATCGTCCAAACGATTGTATTGGCGCCGACACTCAGATTTGTAACGCCCGATGTCGGATCGCCCGGGGTTGTCACACTTCCGGTTCCTGTGAGCACAGTCCACGTTCCTGCACCCACGGTTGGCGTGTTGCCGGCCAGTGACGTGGTGGTCGAGCAAACCGTCTCATCCGGGCCTGCGTTCGCCGTCGTGGGCGACGCGTCGCGCGTTATCGTAACGCTATCCCTGGAGGGCGGGCAGGTTCCATTGGCGACCGTCCAGACAAGCGTATTGGCTCCGACTGAAAGCCCTGTCACGCCTGACGTCGGATCGGCCGGAGTTGTGACGTTGGCGCTTCCTGCAATCACGGTCCAGGTGCCGACTCCCACGGTGGGTGTGTTGCCTGCGAGCGTGGCTGTTG contains:
- a CDS encoding Ig-like domain repeat protein, translating into MITRDAPPTTSNAGPDETVCATTATLAGNTPTVGVGTWTVIAGSANVTTPADPTSGVTGLSVGANTLVWTVANGTCPPSRDSVTITRDASPTTANAGPDETVCSTTTSLAGNTPTVGAGTWTVLTGTGSVTTPGDPTSGVTNLSVGANTIVWTISNASCPPSRDTVVVTRDAPPTTANAGVDQTVCATTVTLAANAPTVGTGLWSVVAGTATITAPGDPASGVTGLSVGVNEFVWTVGNGSCAPSKDTVMITRDAPPTTAVAGPDQLISGSSTLLAGNTPSVGSGVWTLVGGTGTVTSPSNPASSVTGLAPGANTFRWTVSNGTCPSSFDEVIITRKLPTTSFLTSSTNPSAVGQSVTFKDSVYGSLPDGGKVYFRIDGAVPGDSVVLAGEGTATLSKSTLTAGTHTVKAFYGGTTAYDTSSSNVVIQVVNQLSIVASAGPNGQINPSGTVPVSYGSSKAFSITPNVGSHVDSLVVDGANLGALVSYQFTNLVANHSIRAYFSIDTFTVAASAGPNGTVNPSGSVTVNYGSNRTFTIHPDTGYHVDSVLVDGAFAGSALSYTFTNITGNHTLRTTFAINTYTITISKIGQGSVSPSGTLTEVYGASISLLITPDTHYGVDSIVMDGASMGSLPGYSLNDISGDHAITVYFGLQQEYGVRYRSFRSDSLYARRATRKKPINDYWEFMVRNTTRDTIKVIKIAFRNYVRQIVSSGNFTPRGLRNNWTFEGVLRPADSVLITGWNVRPNPQTIKKLWLGSHLPVLNIAPRYEHMDIPMPNPADVRNNAFSLGAFRATRGMIVGVPKPDSGAYYGWVRMIRTTDMALSIGNTRLVHTGTPRGFDKRWTTRPFHYEQRSLSPRKHNNRLFADLMALKFNIGISALGIAQPGFGELLFSEDGNPFNHMLVRQIAARGDSAMTFYTTNPGFYAILDSTVRRINDAFSGAIDTLSWRDTLKLKGAKRLIDVVYLEASGIPPTVVSPSAGSLPPDLPLAFELLQNYPNPFNPRTTIQFSLPALSTVTLKVYNILGQEVATLYDQALLDDGEQEVEFNGANLASGVYFYRMTAETLADEDNPDAVPERFTLTRKMMMIK